In Haladaptatus paucihalophilus DX253, the following proteins share a genomic window:
- a CDS encoding DUF7835 family putative zinc beta-ribbon protein, whose amino-acid sequence MTKTDQRRGDNLEPCENCAVQTPHEVSIEIRTESDKPNNAKFSREPYRVIRCLMCGTTTTARMNNA is encoded by the coding sequence ATGACAAAAACAGACCAGAGAAGAGGTGACAATCTCGAACCGTGTGAGAATTGTGCGGTGCAGACGCCTCACGAAGTCTCGATCGAGATTCGCACTGAAAGCGACAAACCGAACAATGCGAAGTTCTCCCGTGAACCGTACCGGGTCATTCGCTGTCTGATGTGTGGCACAACGACGACGGCGCGGATGAACAACGCCTGA